One Streptomyces fagopyri DNA window includes the following coding sequences:
- a CDS encoding DUF6167 family protein: MFRRTFWFTAGAAAGVWATTKVNRKLKQLTPESLAAQAANKALAAGHRLKDFALDVRDGMAQREAELDEALGLGASADHELPAPRRYTAIENRNDPRYVERSTYSHNRNEDH, from the coding sequence ATGTTCCGCCGTACGTTCTGGTTCACCGCCGGCGCAGCCGCGGGTGTGTGGGCCACCACCAAGGTCAACCGCAAGCTCAAGCAGCTGACTCCCGAGAGCCTCGCCGCCCAGGCCGCGAACAAGGCGCTCGCGGCAGGGCACCGCCTCAAGGACTTCGCGCTCGACGTCCGCGACGGCATGGCCCAGCGGGAGGCCGAACTCGACGAGGCGCTCGGGCTCGGCGCGTCCGCCGACCACGAACTCCCCGCACCCCGGCGGTACACCGCCATCGAGAACCGTAACGATCCGAGGTATGTCGAGAGGTCGACGTACTCGCACAACCGGAATGAGGACCACTGA